The following proteins come from a genomic window of Eleginops maclovinus isolate JMC-PN-2008 ecotype Puerto Natales chromosome 8, JC_Emac_rtc_rv5, whole genome shotgun sequence:
- the slc35e4 gene encoding solute carrier family 35 member E4 isoform X1, which yields MCFPSREDNDTNMISADGFSKCEATLQERSRRRPPAEMLHLLSAVIVWLVTGTTISSLNKWIFAVYNFRYPLLLSALHMLTAIVVDYGLIKLQVIRKKGAAVQVLTHSAKCKVFLLSLTFCASIAFGNMGLNYVQLSFAQMIYTTTPIFTLAISTLILGKQHHFLKYTAMMPICLGASFSIMGEVQYDQTGCFFVFAATMLRGVKSIQQSILLQEEKINSVFLLYLMSIPSFCILAVAALALENWAVLESPLHYDRHLWVFILLSCLGSVMYNLASCCVITLTSAVTLHILGNLSVVGNLLLSQLLFGSELSALSCAGAVLTLSGMLIYQNSELIVSFLDARKAKAEKSEHADLDKTSESEPTHPQPRADGKQEDKID from the exons ATGTGTTTTCCTTCCAGAGAGGACAATGATACGAACATGATCAGCGCCGATGGCTTCTCAAAATGCGAGGCGACTCTGCAAGAGAGATCGAGGAGGAGGCCCCCCGCAGAGATGCTCCATCTGCTGTCAGCTGTTATTGTTTGGCTTGTGACGGGAACCACCATCTCTAGCCTCAACAAATGGATATTTGCCGTGTACAACTTCAGGTAccctctgctgctgtcagcGCTGCACATGCTGACAGCCATAGTGGTGGACTATGGACTGATCAAACTGCAAGTGATCCGCAAAAAAGGGGCTGCAGTGCAGGTGCTGACCCACAGCGCAAAATGTAAGGTGTTCCTGTTGAGTCTGACTTTCTGTGCCAGTATCGCTTTTGGGAATATGGGTTTGAACTATGTACAGCTGTCATTTGCACAAATGATCTACACCACCACCCCAATCTTTACTTTGGCCATCTCCACACTGATCCTGGGCAAGCAACACCATTTTCTCAAGTACACAGCCATGATGCCCATCTGCCTGGGAGCCTCCTTCAGCATCATGGGAGAGGTCCAGTACGATCAGACCGGCTGCTTCTTTGTGTTTGCAGCGACCATGTTGAGGGGCGTCAAGTCCATTCAGCAGA GCATCTTACTCCAGGAGGAGAAGATCAACTCTGTGTTCCTGCTCTACCTGATGTCCATTCCCAGCTTCTGCATCTTGGCCGTGGCCGCTCTGGCGTTGGAAAACTGGGCTGTGCTGGAGTCTCCGCTTCACTACGACCGCCACCTGTGGGTCTTCATCTTGCTCAGCTGCCTGGGCTCAGTCATGTACAACCTGGCCAGCTGCTGCGTCATCACGCTCACCTCCGCCGTCACCCTGCATATCCTGGGCAACCTGAGCGTGGTAGGAAACCTGCTGCTGTCTCAGCTGCTTTTCGGCAGCGAGCTCTCCGCCCTGAGCTGCGCCGGCGCCGTGCTCACATTATCCGGCATGCTCATCTATCAGAACTCAGAGTTGATCGTCAGCTTCCTGGACGCACGCAAAGCCAAAGCTGAAAAGTCTGAACATGCAGACCTGGACAAAACTAGTGAATCTGAACCGACACATCCTCAGCCGAGAGCAGACGGGAAACAGGAAGACAAGATAGACTGA
- the slc35e4 gene encoding solute carrier family 35 member E4 isoform X2 yields the protein MISADGFSKCEATLQERSRRRPPAEMLHLLSAVIVWLVTGTTISSLNKWIFAVYNFRYPLLLSALHMLTAIVVDYGLIKLQVIRKKGAAVQVLTHSAKCKVFLLSLTFCASIAFGNMGLNYVQLSFAQMIYTTTPIFTLAISTLILGKQHHFLKYTAMMPICLGASFSIMGEVQYDQTGCFFVFAATMLRGVKSIQQSILLQEEKINSVFLLYLMSIPSFCILAVAALALENWAVLESPLHYDRHLWVFILLSCLGSVMYNLASCCVITLTSAVTLHILGNLSVVGNLLLSQLLFGSELSALSCAGAVLTLSGMLIYQNSELIVSFLDARKAKAEKSEHADLDKTSESEPTHPQPRADGKQEDKID from the exons ATGATCAGCGCCGATGGCTTCTCAAAATGCGAGGCGACTCTGCAAGAGAGATCGAGGAGGAGGCCCCCCGCAGAGATGCTCCATCTGCTGTCAGCTGTTATTGTTTGGCTTGTGACGGGAACCACCATCTCTAGCCTCAACAAATGGATATTTGCCGTGTACAACTTCAGGTAccctctgctgctgtcagcGCTGCACATGCTGACAGCCATAGTGGTGGACTATGGACTGATCAAACTGCAAGTGATCCGCAAAAAAGGGGCTGCAGTGCAGGTGCTGACCCACAGCGCAAAATGTAAGGTGTTCCTGTTGAGTCTGACTTTCTGTGCCAGTATCGCTTTTGGGAATATGGGTTTGAACTATGTACAGCTGTCATTTGCACAAATGATCTACACCACCACCCCAATCTTTACTTTGGCCATCTCCACACTGATCCTGGGCAAGCAACACCATTTTCTCAAGTACACAGCCATGATGCCCATCTGCCTGGGAGCCTCCTTCAGCATCATGGGAGAGGTCCAGTACGATCAGACCGGCTGCTTCTTTGTGTTTGCAGCGACCATGTTGAGGGGCGTCAAGTCCATTCAGCAGA GCATCTTACTCCAGGAGGAGAAGATCAACTCTGTGTTCCTGCTCTACCTGATGTCCATTCCCAGCTTCTGCATCTTGGCCGTGGCCGCTCTGGCGTTGGAAAACTGGGCTGTGCTGGAGTCTCCGCTTCACTACGACCGCCACCTGTGGGTCTTCATCTTGCTCAGCTGCCTGGGCTCAGTCATGTACAACCTGGCCAGCTGCTGCGTCATCACGCTCACCTCCGCCGTCACCCTGCATATCCTGGGCAACCTGAGCGTGGTAGGAAACCTGCTGCTGTCTCAGCTGCTTTTCGGCAGCGAGCTCTCCGCCCTGAGCTGCGCCGGCGCCGTGCTCACATTATCCGGCATGCTCATCTATCAGAACTCAGAGTTGATCGTCAGCTTCCTGGACGCACGCAAAGCCAAAGCTGAAAAGTCTGAACATGCAGACCTGGACAAAACTAGTGAATCTGAACCGACACATCCTCAGCCGAGAGCAGACGGGAAACAGGAAGACAAGATAGACTGA